GCTCATGGGAGCAGCAGTGGAAGCGGATAACTTCAACGCTCTTCACGGCAGAGGAGCGGCAGTCAGCACCGGTTTCAAGAGGTGTAATCCTGATACGCTTGTAATCTCATACCAAGGAGACGGCGATGCGTATAGCATCGGAATCGGAGAAAGTGTAAGCGCGGCCTACAGAAATGAAAATATAACTGTAATAACAGTAAACAATACGAACTATGGTATGACCGGTGGCCAGATGAGCGCCACTACCATGCCTGGCCAAAAAACAACGACCTC
The window above is part of the Peptostreptococcaceae bacterium genome. Proteins encoded here:
- a CDS encoding 2-oxoglutarate oxidoreductase, with the translated sequence MAIAKKVPEMLGKQISFCPGCGHGVVVRLIAECVEELKMEKNCIWSIGVGCYSLMGAAVEADNFNALHGRGAAVSTGFKRCNPDTLVISYQGDGDAYSIGIGESVSAAYRNENITVITVNNTNYGMTGGQMSATTMPGQKTTTS